A single region of the Quadrisphaera setariae genome encodes:
- a CDS encoding glycosyltransferase: protein MPPQTPPQTAPEALEDVELVVVAYRSRAQVEQMLAGLPADLPLVVVDNSDGSDGLRDVVEGRPNGRYLVGGGVGFARAATRGALSSTASVVLFVNPDVRPTPEHLAAVVADVRSDATLAASAACVVDADGPEAGQPQIGCGGWEPTLTRVAVHAAGLHKRLPTAGVYAKPLANAPLRVDWVSGGCMAVRREVFERLGGFDTDFYVYNEDMAFGRAARAAGLREVLRTDVLVPGASGGSGAPSLEMMRLRGASMARYVRKHHALVPALAMRALTAAGYAVRAAEQVAKGDRRRAREHWAYAVGAATTTATVGGRVVTRG from the coding sequence GTGCCCCCGCAGACCCCGCCGCAGACCGCCCCGGAGGCGCTCGAGGACGTCGAGCTGGTGGTGGTCGCCTACCGCAGCCGCGCCCAGGTCGAGCAGATGCTCGCCGGGCTGCCCGCGGACCTCCCCCTCGTCGTCGTCGACAACTCCGACGGCTCGGACGGGCTGCGCGACGTGGTGGAGGGGCGGCCGAACGGGCGGTACCTGGTCGGCGGGGGCGTCGGGTTCGCCCGCGCCGCCACGCGCGGGGCCCTGAGCTCCACCGCCTCGGTGGTGCTGTTCGTCAACCCCGACGTGCGCCCCACCCCCGAGCACCTCGCGGCGGTGGTCGCGGACGTCCGTTCTGACGCCACCCTGGCCGCGAGTGCAGCATGCGTCGTCGACGCCGACGGACCCGAGGCGGGGCAGCCGCAGATCGGCTGCGGCGGGTGGGAGCCCACGCTGACCCGCGTGGCCGTGCACGCCGCCGGCCTGCACAAGCGCCTGCCCACCGCCGGGGTCTACGCCAAGCCGCTGGCGAACGCGCCGCTGCGCGTCGACTGGGTCAGCGGCGGCTGCATGGCGGTGCGCCGCGAGGTCTTCGAGCGCCTGGGCGGGTTCGACACCGACTTCTACGTCTACAACGAGGACATGGCCTTCGGGCGCGCCGCCCGCGCCGCCGGCCTGCGCGAGGTGCTGCGCACCGACGTCCTCGTCCCCGGCGCCAGCGGCGGCTCCGGGGCGCCCAGCCTGGAGATGATGCGGCTGCGCGGGGCGTCGATGGCGCGCTACGTGCGCAAGCACCACGCGCTGGTGCCCGCCCTGGCGATGCGCGCCCTGACCGCCGCCGGCTACGCCGTGCGCGCCGCCGAGCAGGTGGCCAAGGGCGACCGCCGGCGGGCGCGCGAGCACTGGGCGTACGCGGTCGGTGCGGCGACGACGACGGCGACGGTCGGCGGACGGGTCGTCACGCGCGGCTGA
- a CDS encoding NAD-dependent epimerase/dehydratase family protein, translated as MKILVTGTEGYLGCLLAPLLVEDGHDVTGLDTGYYKHGWLYNGVTSTVATIAKDIRDVQVEDLRGFDAVVHMAELSNDPLGDLLGEVTYEVNHKGSVRLATVAKEAGVGRFVYMSSCSVYGVAEGTVDETSPVNPQTAYAICKARVERDVAPLADETFAPTFLRNATAFGASPRMRFDIVLNNLAGLAWTTGKIAMNSDGTPWRPLVHGLDIAQAIRRVLTAPVEAVRGEVLNVGSEEQNYQVRDIAEKVAAAFPGCELSFGPASADNRSYKVNFDKIKKVLPDFECQWDAARGAQQLHDVFEAIQLDEATFNGRGHTRLKQLEHLLSTGQIDAELFWTSK; from the coding sequence ATGAAGATCCTTGTGACGGGCACCGAGGGCTACCTGGGCTGCCTCCTGGCGCCCCTGCTGGTCGAGGACGGCCACGACGTGACGGGGCTGGACACCGGCTACTACAAGCACGGCTGGCTCTACAACGGCGTCACGAGCACCGTGGCGACCATCGCCAAGGACATCCGCGACGTCCAGGTCGAGGACCTGCGCGGCTTCGACGCCGTGGTCCACATGGCCGAGCTGAGCAACGACCCCCTGGGCGACCTGCTGGGCGAGGTGACCTACGAGGTCAACCACAAGGGCTCCGTGCGCCTGGCGACGGTGGCCAAGGAGGCCGGCGTCGGCCGGTTCGTCTACATGTCCAGCTGCTCGGTGTACGGCGTCGCCGAGGGCACCGTCGACGAGACCAGCCCGGTCAACCCCCAGACCGCGTACGCGATCTGCAAGGCGCGCGTCGAGCGCGACGTCGCCCCGCTGGCCGACGAGACCTTCGCCCCGACCTTCCTGCGCAACGCCACCGCCTTCGGCGCCAGCCCTCGCATGCGCTTCGACATCGTGCTCAACAACCTCGCCGGCCTGGCGTGGACCACGGGCAAGATCGCCATGAACAGCGACGGCACCCCCTGGCGCCCGCTGGTGCACGGCCTGGACATCGCCCAGGCGATCCGCCGGGTGCTCACCGCACCGGTCGAGGCCGTCCGCGGCGAGGTGCTCAACGTCGGCTCGGAGGAGCAGAACTACCAGGTCCGCGACATCGCCGAGAAGGTCGCGGCGGCGTTCCCGGGCTGCGAGCTGAGCTTCGGTCCGGCGAGCGCGGACAACCGCTCCTACAAGGTGAACTTCGACAAGATCAAGAAGGTCCTGCCCGACTTCGAGTGCCAGTGGGACGCCGCCCGCGGCGCCCAGCAGCTGCACGACGTCTTCGAGGCGATCCAGCTGGACGAGGCCACCTTCAACGGCCGCGGCCACACCCGCCTCAAGCAGCTCGAGCACCTGCTGAGCACCGGCCAGATCGACGCCGAGCTGTTCTGGACCAGCAAGTGA
- a CDS encoding DegT/DnrJ/EryC1/StrS family aminotransferase, whose protein sequence is MSTDTSLDSSLDKTLGADQDAASGLGVATLNDLRYPALGSDEPVPVYRPYLGAEVQEAARSALEVGWLGMGKLSQDFELGLESFLHLGGSGRRAVSTNSCTEALHLAGQLIGLGPGDEVIAPSFTYVAGHQAMSRTGASVVFADVEDRRLCLDPQRVREAITENTKAILAVDYLGLPCQLDELLEIADEHGLRVIEDAAHAFGTTSDGRPVGSFGDITCFSFGPVKTITTLEGGAIITRDPADVQALHELRHLGIDADTDARYKNQRNWEFDVVRQGFRCHLGSVPASIGLAQLALVDEFISNRRSYCQAFDAAFADLAEAGHLQLFDTDWEGVAPYIYVIRLRDGSRRQDLIAHLKARGIGSGIHFLGAHEFSFYADSRRGPLPVTDLATSQVLTLPLHPYMDPATIDRVVDGVRSFFA, encoded by the coding sequence ATGAGCACCGACACCAGCCTCGACAGCAGCCTGGACAAGACCCTGGGCGCAGACCAGGACGCTGCGTCGGGCCTGGGCGTGGCCACGCTCAACGACCTGCGCTACCCGGCGCTGGGCTCCGACGAGCCGGTGCCGGTCTACCGCCCCTACCTCGGGGCCGAGGTGCAGGAGGCCGCGCGTTCCGCCCTGGAGGTGGGCTGGCTCGGCATGGGCAAGCTCAGCCAGGACTTCGAGCTGGGCCTGGAGTCCTTCCTCCACCTCGGCGGGAGCGGCCGCCGCGCGGTCTCCACGAACTCCTGCACCGAGGCGCTCCACCTGGCCGGGCAGCTCATCGGCCTGGGCCCCGGTGACGAGGTCATCGCACCGTCGTTCACGTACGTCGCCGGCCACCAGGCCATGAGCCGCACCGGCGCGTCCGTCGTGTTCGCCGACGTCGAGGACCGCCGCCTCTGCCTCGACCCGCAGCGCGTCCGCGAGGCGATCACCGAGAACACGAAGGCGATCCTCGCGGTGGACTACCTCGGGCTGCCCTGCCAGCTGGACGAGCTCCTCGAGATCGCCGACGAGCACGGCCTGCGCGTCATCGAGGACGCCGCGCACGCCTTCGGCACCACCTCGGACGGGCGGCCCGTCGGCTCCTTCGGCGACATCACCTGCTTCAGCTTCGGCCCGGTGAAGACCATCACCACCCTCGAGGGCGGCGCGATCATCACCCGGGACCCCGCCGACGTGCAGGCCCTGCACGAGCTGCGCCACCTGGGCATCGACGCCGACACCGACGCGCGCTACAAGAACCAGCGCAACTGGGAGTTCGACGTGGTGCGTCAGGGCTTCCGCTGCCACCTCGGCTCGGTGCCCGCCTCCATCGGGCTGGCCCAGCTGGCGCTGGTGGACGAGTTCATCTCCAACCGCCGCAGCTACTGCCAGGCCTTCGACGCCGCGTTCGCCGACCTCGCCGAGGCCGGCCACCTGCAGCTGTTCGACACGGACTGGGAGGGCGTCGCGCCCTACATCTACGTCATCCGGCTGCGCGACGGCTCACGCCGCCAGGACCTCATCGCCCACCTCAAGGCGCGCGGCATCGGCTCCGGCATCCACTTCCTCGGCGCTCACGAGTTCTCGTTCTACGCGGACTCCCGCCGCGGCCCGCTGCCGGTGACGGACCTGGCCACCAGCCAGGTGCTCACCCTGCCGCTGCACCCCTACATGGACCCCGCCACCATCGACCGCGTGGTCGACGGCGTGCGGTCGTTCTTCGCATGA
- a CDS encoding NAD(P)H-dependent oxidoreductase translates to MIITDSALAKRQREGRPIRVGMVGAGFQGRGLANQIINSTPGMELVAVANRTEAKGLRAYEEAGVAAKVVDSRAELERSIREGTPAVVADALELVAADGVDCVVDVTGAVEHGARVTMAALEAGTPVVTMNAELDATVGPEIARRFAAAGVMFTGADGDQPGVTVNLLRFVRGIGLTPLVAGNIKGLQDPYRTPTTQQGFAEKWGQDPWMVTSFADGTKISFEQAIVANAWGMTVPKRGMNGWDHRGHVDELTSHYDVEELKAKGGVVDYVVGSKPGPGVYVLATHDDPKQQHYLNLYKLGEGPLYSFYTPYHLCHFEVPTTVVRAVDFDDAALVAAGDLKVEVLTTAKTDLAAGTTIDGLGGYHVYGEAEDAATAREQRLLPLGLAPGCTLKVDVPKDAVITYDMVEVPSGRLVDELRAAQDARLAPLG, encoded by the coding sequence GTGATCATCACTGACAGCGCCCTGGCGAAGCGGCAGCGCGAGGGCCGGCCCATCCGGGTCGGCATGGTCGGCGCCGGCTTCCAGGGGCGGGGTCTGGCCAACCAGATCATCAACAGCACCCCGGGCATGGAGCTGGTGGCGGTCGCCAACCGCACCGAGGCCAAGGGACTGCGCGCCTACGAGGAGGCGGGGGTCGCCGCGAAGGTGGTGGACTCGCGGGCCGAGCTGGAGCGCAGCATCCGCGAGGGCACCCCCGCCGTCGTCGCCGACGCCCTCGAGCTGGTCGCGGCCGACGGCGTGGACTGCGTGGTCGACGTGACCGGCGCTGTCGAGCACGGCGCCCGGGTGACGATGGCCGCGCTGGAGGCCGGCACGCCCGTCGTGACGATGAACGCCGAGCTCGACGCCACCGTCGGACCGGAGATCGCCCGTCGCTTCGCCGCCGCGGGCGTGATGTTCACCGGCGCCGACGGCGACCAGCCCGGCGTGACGGTCAACCTGCTGCGCTTCGTGCGCGGCATCGGCCTGACGCCGCTGGTGGCGGGCAACATCAAGGGCCTGCAGGACCCGTACCGCACGCCCACCACCCAGCAGGGCTTCGCCGAGAAGTGGGGCCAGGACCCCTGGATGGTCACGAGCTTCGCCGACGGCACGAAGATCTCCTTCGAGCAGGCCATCGTCGCCAACGCGTGGGGCATGACCGTGCCGAAGCGCGGCATGAACGGCTGGGACCACCGCGGCCACGTCGACGAGCTGACGTCGCACTACGACGTCGAGGAGCTCAAGGCCAAGGGCGGCGTCGTCGACTACGTCGTCGGCTCGAAGCCCGGCCCCGGCGTCTACGTGCTCGCCACCCACGACGACCCGAAGCAGCAGCACTACCTCAACCTCTACAAGCTGGGCGAGGGACCGCTGTACTCCTTCTACACGCCGTACCACCTGTGCCACTTCGAGGTGCCCACCACGGTGGTCCGCGCCGTCGACTTCGACGACGCCGCCCTCGTGGCCGCCGGCGACCTGAAGGTGGAGGTGCTCACCACGGCCAAGACCGACCTCGCCGCGGGGACCACCATCGACGGCCTGGGCGGGTACCACGTGTACGGGGAGGCCGAGGACGCCGCCACCGCCCGCGAGCAGCGGCTGCTGCCGCTGGGCCTGGCACCCGGCTGCACCCTGAAGGTCGACGTCCCGAAGGACGCCGTCATCACCTACGACATGGTCGAGGTGCCCTCGGGGCGCCTGGTGGACGAGCTGCGCGCCGCGCAGGACGCCCGCCTCGCCCCGCTGGGCTGA
- the mfd gene encoding transcription-repair coupling factor yields the protein MPLTGIVSALLPDRGFSLAVANARSGDVPLLDAAVPAGVRPALLAALAGPQESGGAGRTVLAVTATGRQCEDLAAALRCFLEPTSVVEFPSWETLPHERLSPRSDTVGRRLAVLRRLAHPGSLGGEDGPVRVVVAPVRAVLQPLVAGLGDLRPVQLRAGDVVDLEQVVADLAAAAYTRTEMVERRGDVAVRGGILDVFPPTSDHPLRVELFGDEVEEVRAFSVADQRSLEVVPEGLWAPPCRELLLTDEVRRRAAALKEQLPGAAEMLDKIAGGVAVEGMESLAPALVDGMQPLLDVLPAGTHVVVLDPERVRSRAHDLVATSEEFLAAAWANAASGGQVPVDLGLDRASYTTFAATRAHALTTGRPWWSLSSFTADEETATFDGGDSAVVVTVGAREVEGYAGDVPRALADLRGLVSDGWRLVATAAGHGSADRLAEVLRDADVPAARADEVDEVPDPSVVRVTTASLGHGFVAPGLKLAVLTEADVLGTSGPMSAKDAKRMPSRQRRNAVDPLQLKTGDFVVHEQHGVGRYVEMVQRTLQGATREYLVIEYAPSKRGQPGDRLFVPTDTLDQVTRYVGGEAPALNKMGGADWAKTKGRARKAVKEIAGDLIKLYSARMATKGHSFAGDTPWQRELEDAFPFVETPDQLVTIDEVKADMERVVPMDRLICGDVGYGKTEIAVRAAFKAVQDGKQVMVLVPTTLLVQQHLETFSERFAPFPVTVRALSRFVSPKESEAVKAGLADGTVDVVIGTHRLLGGEYRAKDLGLVIIDEEQRFGVEHKELLKTLRTNVDVLAMSATPIPRTLEMAVTGIREMSTLATPPEERHPVLTYVGPYEEKQVAAAIRRELLREGQVFYVHNKVESIDRAAARLAELVPEARIATAHGKMPEHRLEEVIVDFWEKRSDVLVCTTIVETGLDISNANTLILERADLLGLSQLHQLRGRVGRGRERAYAYFMYPGEKPLTETAHDRLATIASHTDLGAGMQVAMKDLEIRGAGNLLGGEQSGHIAGVGFDLYVRLVGEAVAEYRDGPKEEGLPEAKIELPVDGLLPHDYVPHERLRLEAYRKLAAATSDDDVAAVRAELVDRYGEPTEQVENLLAVARFRVRARASGVSEVSLQGRNIRFAPVELRESQELRVRRLYPGTLVKPALRTVLVPQPMTARVGGQPLRDRAVLEWATALLDAVLPAEQPVGAGAASS from the coding sequence GTGCCGCTGACTGGGATCGTCTCCGCCCTGCTGCCCGACCGCGGGTTCTCCCTCGCCGTCGCGAACGCCCGCTCCGGCGACGTCCCGCTGCTCGACGCCGCCGTCCCGGCCGGCGTCCGCCCCGCGCTGCTCGCGGCCCTCGCCGGGCCGCAGGAGAGCGGCGGTGCCGGGCGCACCGTGCTCGCCGTGACCGCCACCGGCCGCCAGTGCGAGGACCTGGCCGCCGCGCTGCGCTGCTTCCTGGAACCGACGTCGGTGGTGGAGTTCCCCAGCTGGGAGACGCTGCCGCACGAGCGCCTCTCGCCGCGCTCGGACACGGTGGGCCGCCGCCTCGCCGTCCTGCGCCGGCTCGCCCACCCGGGTTCGCTGGGCGGCGAGGACGGGCCGGTCCGCGTGGTCGTCGCCCCTGTCCGGGCGGTGCTGCAGCCGCTGGTGGCGGGCCTGGGGGACCTGCGCCCGGTGCAGCTGCGCGCGGGCGACGTGGTGGACCTGGAGCAGGTGGTGGCCGACCTCGCCGCCGCGGCGTACACCCGCACCGAGATGGTGGAGCGCCGCGGTGACGTCGCCGTGCGCGGCGGCATCCTCGACGTCTTCCCGCCGACGTCGGACCACCCCCTGCGGGTCGAGCTCTTCGGCGACGAGGTGGAGGAGGTCCGCGCCTTCTCCGTGGCCGACCAGCGCTCCCTGGAGGTGGTGCCCGAGGGCCTGTGGGCGCCGCCGTGCCGCGAGCTGCTGCTCACCGACGAGGTCCGCCGCCGCGCGGCGGCGCTCAAGGAGCAGCTCCCGGGCGCGGCGGAGATGCTCGACAAGATCGCCGGCGGCGTCGCGGTGGAGGGCATGGAGTCGCTGGCCCCCGCCCTCGTCGACGGCATGCAGCCCCTCCTGGACGTGCTGCCCGCCGGCACGCACGTCGTCGTCCTCGACCCCGAGCGGGTCCGCAGCCGCGCCCACGACCTCGTGGCCACCTCCGAGGAGTTCCTCGCCGCGGCCTGGGCCAACGCGGCCTCCGGCGGGCAGGTGCCCGTCGACCTGGGGCTGGACCGGGCCAGCTACACCACCTTCGCGGCCACCCGCGCTCACGCGCTGACCACCGGCCGCCCCTGGTGGTCGCTGAGCTCGTTCACCGCCGACGAGGAGACCGCCACCTTCGACGGCGGGGACAGCGCCGTCGTGGTCACCGTCGGGGCCCGTGAGGTGGAGGGCTACGCCGGCGACGTGCCGCGGGCCCTGGCCGACCTGCGCGGCCTCGTCAGCGACGGGTGGCGCCTGGTGGCCACCGCTGCCGGCCACGGCTCGGCGGACCGCCTCGCCGAGGTGCTGCGCGACGCCGACGTGCCCGCCGCCCGCGCGGACGAGGTCGACGAGGTGCCCGATCCCAGCGTGGTGCGGGTGACCACGGCGAGCCTGGGCCACGGGTTCGTGGCTCCCGGCCTCAAGCTCGCGGTGCTCACCGAGGCCGACGTGCTGGGCACGTCGGGGCCGATGTCGGCGAAGGACGCCAAGCGGATGCCCTCGCGGCAGCGGCGCAACGCCGTCGACCCGCTGCAGCTCAAGACCGGCGACTTCGTGGTGCACGAGCAGCACGGGGTGGGCCGCTACGTGGAGATGGTGCAGCGCACGCTGCAGGGCGCCACCCGCGAGTACCTCGTCATCGAGTACGCCCCCTCCAAGCGGGGTCAGCCGGGCGACCGCCTGTTCGTGCCCACCGACACCCTCGACCAGGTCACCCGGTACGTGGGTGGCGAGGCCCCAGCGCTGAACAAGATGGGCGGCGCCGACTGGGCCAAGACCAAGGGGCGGGCGCGCAAGGCGGTCAAGGAGATCGCCGGTGACCTCATCAAGCTCTACAGCGCCCGGATGGCCACCAAGGGGCACTCCTTCGCCGGCGACACGCCCTGGCAGCGCGAGCTGGAGGACGCCTTCCCCTTCGTGGAGACGCCCGACCAGCTGGTGACCATCGACGAGGTCAAGGCCGACATGGAGCGCGTCGTGCCCATGGACCGCCTGATCTGCGGTGACGTCGGCTACGGCAAGACCGAGATCGCCGTGCGCGCGGCCTTCAAGGCCGTGCAGGACGGCAAGCAGGTGATGGTGCTCGTGCCCACCACGCTGCTCGTGCAGCAGCACCTGGAGACCTTCTCCGAGCGCTTCGCCCCGTTCCCCGTCACCGTCCGGGCCCTGAGCCGCTTCGTGTCGCCCAAGGAGTCCGAGGCGGTCAAGGCCGGCCTGGCGGACGGCACCGTCGACGTGGTCATCGGCACCCACCGCCTCCTCGGCGGGGAGTACCGCGCCAAGGACCTCGGCCTGGTCATCATCGACGAGGAGCAGCGCTTCGGCGTGGAGCACAAGGAGCTCCTCAAGACGCTGCGCACCAACGTGGACGTGCTCGCGATGAGCGCCACCCCCATCCCGCGCACGCTGGAGATGGCCGTCACCGGCATCCGCGAGATGTCGACGCTGGCCACCCCGCCGGAGGAGCGCCACCCGGTGCTCACCTACGTGGGGCCCTACGAGGAGAAGCAGGTGGCCGCCGCGATCCGGCGCGAGCTGCTGCGCGAGGGCCAGGTCTTCTACGTGCACAACAAGGTCGAGTCGATCGACAGGGCGGCGGCGCGCCTGGCCGAGCTCGTCCCCGAGGCCCGCATCGCCACGGCGCACGGGAAGATGCCCGAGCACCGCCTCGAGGAGGTCATCGTCGACTTCTGGGAGAAGCGCTCCGACGTGCTCGTGTGCACCACGATCGTCGAGACCGGCCTGGACATCTCCAACGCCAACACGCTCATCCTCGAGCGGGCCGACCTGCTGGGCCTGAGCCAGCTCCACCAGCTGCGAGGCCGCGTGGGCCGCGGCCGCGAGCGCGCCTACGCGTACTTCATGTACCCGGGGGAGAAGCCGCTCACGGAGACCGCGCACGACAGGCTGGCCACCATCGCGTCCCACACCGACCTCGGTGCCGGCATGCAGGTGGCCATGAAGGACCTCGAGATCCGCGGGGCGGGCAACCTGCTGGGCGGGGAGCAGTCCGGGCACATCGCGGGAGTCGGCTTCGACCTGTACGTGCGGCTCGTCGGCGAGGCCGTGGCGGAGTACCGCGACGGTCCGAAGGAGGAAGGGCTGCCCGAGGCGAAGATCGAGCTCCCGGTCGACGGGCTGCTCCCGCACGACTACGTGCCGCACGAGCGGCTGCGCCTGGAGGCCTACCGCAAGCTCGCGGCGGCCACCTCCGACGACGACGTCGCCGCCGTGCGCGCCGAGCTGGTCGACAGGTACGGCGAGCCGACCGAGCAGGTGGAGAACCTGCTGGCCGTGGCGCGCTTCCGGGTGCGCGCCCGGGCCTCGGGGGTCAGCGAGGTGTCGCTGCAGGGCCGGAACATCAGGTTCGCGCCGGTGGAGCTGCGGGAGAGCCAGGAGCTGCGGGTGCGGCGGCTCTACCCGGGCACGCTGGTGAAGCCGGCCCTGCGCACGGTGCTGGTGCCGCAGCCGATGACGGCGCGCGTGGGCGGGCAGCCGCTGCGCGACCGGGCGGTGCTGGAGTGGGCCACGGCCCTGCTCGACGCGGTGCTCCCGGCGGAGCAGCCGGTGGGGGCCGGCGCCGCCAGCAGCTGA
- the rfbC gene encoding dTDP-4-dehydrorhamnose 3,5-epimerase, translating to MRIETTPIQGVAIIRIEPHTDERGFFARSFDKAAFAEAGLDTELVQANISFNERAGTLRGMHYQLPVAPEAKLVRCTRGALLDQIVDVRPDSPTYLQHVSVELTADNHVALYVPPMFAHGFITLVDETEATYNVSAPYTPGVERGLRHDDPDLGLSWPVPVAVISDKDASWPLLAENGGKAPS from the coding sequence GTGAGGATAGAGACGACGCCCATCCAGGGCGTCGCCATCATCCGCATCGAGCCGCACACCGACGAGCGGGGGTTCTTCGCCCGCTCCTTCGACAAGGCGGCCTTCGCCGAGGCCGGGCTCGACACCGAGCTCGTGCAGGCGAACATCTCCTTCAACGAGCGGGCCGGCACGCTGCGCGGCATGCACTACCAGCTGCCCGTGGCCCCCGAGGCCAAGCTCGTCCGGTGCACCCGAGGGGCGCTGCTGGACCAGATCGTGGACGTCCGCCCGGACTCCCCCACGTACCTGCAGCACGTCTCGGTGGAGCTGACCGCTGACAACCACGTGGCGCTGTACGTGCCGCCGATGTTCGCCCACGGGTTCATCACCCTCGTGGACGAGACCGAGGCCACCTACAACGTCTCCGCGCCCTACACCCCGGGCGTCGAGCGCGGCCTGCGCCACGACGACCCCGACCTCGGCCTGTCGTGGCCGGTGCCGGTGGCCGTCATCTCCGACAAGGACGCCTCCTGGCCCCTGCTGGCCGAGAACGGCGGAAAGGCCCCTTCGTGA
- a CDS encoding glycosyltransferase yields MSDAAGAAPRPPRTLMVADALFRTGATRVVLSLLERWGPGCAQLAVLQAPEGASLLAPGPHVLVLHLAGAGQRMRASAVPSLVRLVRLARRHEVVLATSEIGPGVVLAWLAARLARRPFVVSVHADLEDALSEWVPAPARPLLRLVHRRADAAVCIDAGVVAPVLANGLPPQRLHVVRNGVDLAAVRAAAAAPALLPSPHQDDDGDAAGRRVPVVVATGRLAPQKGYDLLLRAHADVVRRVPHRLRVLNDGPERAALLALAEQLGVVESVSFEGAVDSPLPEVARADLFCLPSRHEGLPLALIEAVALGVPCLASESSAGVREVLDGGRSGELVPVGDVPALAAALEAHLRDPAPLAAKAAAGLRHVEQFDVGVMAEGWARALSSATTAGRTSGTRGPGGG; encoded by the coding sequence GTGAGTGACGCCGCCGGGGCGGCGCCCCGTCCCCCTCGCACGCTGATGGTGGCCGACGCGCTGTTCCGCACCGGTGCCACGCGCGTCGTGCTGTCCCTGCTCGAGCGCTGGGGACCCGGCTGCGCGCAGCTGGCGGTCCTGCAGGCCCCCGAAGGCGCTTCCCTGCTCGCCCCCGGCCCCCACGTCCTCGTGCTCCACCTGGCCGGGGCCGGCCAGAGGATGCGGGCCAGCGCCGTGCCGTCGCTGGTGCGGCTGGTCCGCCTGGCCCGCCGGCACGAGGTGGTGCTGGCCACCTCCGAGATCGGTCCCGGGGTGGTGCTGGCCTGGCTGGCGGCGCGCCTGGCGCGGCGGCCGTTCGTGGTGTCGGTGCACGCTGACCTCGAGGACGCCCTCAGCGAGTGGGTCCCCGCGCCGGCGCGCCCGCTGCTGCGGCTGGTGCACCGCCGCGCCGACGCCGCGGTGTGCATCGACGCGGGCGTCGTCGCTCCCGTGCTGGCCAACGGCCTGCCACCGCAGCGGCTGCACGTCGTCCGCAACGGCGTGGACCTGGCGGCGGTGCGCGCGGCCGCCGCGGCGCCCGCGCTGCTCCCCTCCCCCCACCAGGACGACGACGGCGACGCGGCCGGCCGGCGGGTGCCCGTGGTCGTGGCCACGGGGCGCCTGGCGCCGCAGAAGGGCTACGACCTGCTGCTGCGCGCCCACGCTGACGTGGTGCGCCGGGTCCCGCACCGGCTGCGCGTGCTCAACGACGGTCCGGAGCGCGCGGCGCTGCTGGCGCTGGCCGAGCAGCTGGGGGTGGTGGAGTCGGTGTCGTTCGAAGGCGCCGTGGACTCCCCGCTGCCCGAGGTGGCCCGCGCGGACCTGTTCTGCCTCCCGTCCCGGCACGAGGGGCTGCCGCTGGCGCTCATCGAGGCCGTCGCGCTGGGCGTGCCGTGCCTGGCCTCCGAGAGCAGCGCCGGGGTGCGCGAGGTCCTCGACGGCGGGCGCTCCGGGGAGCTGGTGCCGGTGGGGGACGTGCCCGCGCTCGCCGCCGCCCTCGAGGCGCACCTGCGAGACCCGGCACCGCTGGCTGCGAAGGCCGCCGCGGGCCTGCGGCACGTGGAGCAGTTCGACGTCGGGGTCATGGCCGAGGGGTGGGCGCGCGCCCTCAGCAGCGCCACCACCGCCGGGAGGACCTCCGGGACCCGCGGTCCTGGCGGCGGGTGA